One window of the Brevundimonas goettingensis genome contains the following:
- a CDS encoding ATP-binding protein, with translation MVGSEGIGKGLGGGAGDAAQALTAILQTQYLRYLIIASWAVGLLGTVGWRTALAWFAVTLAAGAIRGAFEKRMADKVGAGWGFVFPAVATVTTGAWASAPLLAWFSGEPFGQALAVALLISGYVLVFAQLRGAPRQAIVISSPYGVAGLVILASLWGGPLFWPFLSVLPFTAAGMFVLVTMNMLREERIRAFQEHQAHLIEELEGARDKADAANNAKSSFLGVISHELRTPMNGVLGAAQLLSATRLETTQRDYLSIIRNSGDNLLSLLNDILDMTKIEAGKMTFETVDVSLEDLHRRVTGPFMAQAEAKGIEFVSEFEGEAPSIVRGDPLRVCQVIQNLLSNAVKFTERGAITYTIRSTRLSDRRVAFDFAIRDSGSGISPEDLARLFQPFTQVDASSTRRFGGTGLGLTIARRMANIMGGDITVESTVGEGSTFTFSVQAEVVEWSAVEAAVAIAAEIDEGQALNVLVVEDHPVNRMILEAWLGSAGHTTASAENGQIAVDMAADQAFDLIIMDVNMPVMDGLSATRLIREGGANAETPIAVLSASARSEDHAAGLDAGADAYLNKPIDFAALAVLMNRVGGGRSAVRAGSEQGETAAAA, from the coding sequence ATGGTCGGATCCGAGGGTATCGGCAAAGGGCTTGGCGGGGGCGCGGGTGACGCGGCCCAGGCCCTGACCGCGATCCTGCAGACCCAGTATCTGCGTTACCTCATCATCGCCAGCTGGGCCGTGGGCCTGCTGGGGACCGTCGGCTGGCGCACGGCGCTGGCTTGGTTCGCGGTCACCCTGGCCGCCGGCGCCATCCGCGGCGCCTTTGAAAAGCGCATGGCCGACAAGGTCGGGGCGGGCTGGGGCTTCGTCTTTCCGGCGGTCGCCACCGTGACCACGGGCGCCTGGGCCTCGGCGCCCCTTCTCGCCTGGTTCTCGGGCGAGCCCTTCGGCCAGGCCCTGGCCGTCGCCCTGCTGATTTCCGGCTATGTCCTGGTGTTCGCCCAGCTGCGCGGCGCGCCGCGTCAGGCCATCGTCATCTCCTCGCCCTATGGCGTCGCCGGCCTGGTGATCCTGGCCAGCCTGTGGGGCGGCCCGCTGTTCTGGCCCTTCCTCAGCGTCCTGCCGTTCACGGCCGCGGGCATGTTCGTCCTGGTGACCATGAACATGCTGCGCGAAGAGCGGATCCGCGCCTTCCAGGAGCATCAGGCCCATCTGATCGAGGAGCTCGAGGGCGCCCGCGACAAGGCCGACGCCGCCAACAACGCCAAGTCCAGCTTCCTGGGCGTCATCTCGCACGAACTGCGCACCCCGATGAACGGTGTCCTAGGCGCCGCCCAGCTGCTCAGCGCCACCCGCCTCGAGACCACCCAGCGCGACTATCTGTCGATCATCCGTAACTCGGGCGACAACCTCCTGAGCCTGCTCAACGACATCCTCGACATGACCAAGATCGAGGCGGGCAAGATGACCTTCGAGACGGTCGACGTCTCGCTGGAAGACCTGCACCGCCGCGTCACCGGGCCCTTCATGGCCCAGGCCGAGGCCAAGGGCATCGAGTTCGTGTCCGAGTTCGAGGGCGAGGCCCCGTCGATCGTGCGCGGCGACCCGCTGCGCGTCTGTCAGGTGATCCAGAACCTGCTGTCCAACGCCGTGAAGTTCACCGAACGGGGCGCGATCACCTACACCATCCGCTCGACCCGCCTGTCGGACCGGCGCGTGGCCTTCGACTTCGCCATCCGCGATTCCGGCTCGGGCATCAGCCCCGAGGACCTGGCGCGGCTGTTCCAGCCCTTCACCCAGGTGGACGCCTCCTCCACGCGCCGCTTCGGCGGCACGGGGCTGGGTCTGACCATCGCGCGGCGCATGGCCAATATCATGGGCGGCGACATCACTGTGGAATCGACCGTGGGCGAGGGTTCGACCTTCACCTTCTCGGTCCAGGCCGAGGTCGTCGAATGGAGCGCGGTCGAAGCTGCCGTGGCCATCGCCGCCGAGATCGACGAGGGCCAGGCCCTGAATGTGCTGGTGGTCGAGGACCACCCGGTGAACCGCATGATCCTGGAGGCCTGGCTGGGCTCGGCCGGCCATACCACCGCCTCGGCGGAGAACGGCCAGATCGCCGTGGACATGGCCGCCGACCAGGCGTTCGACCTGATCATCATGGACGTCAACATGCCCGTGATGGACGGCCTCAGCGCCACCCGCCTGATCCGCGAGGGCGGCGCCAATGCCGAGACCCCGATCGCCGTCCTGTCGGCCTCGGCCCGCAGCGAGGATCACGCCGCGGGTCTGGACGCCGGCGCCGACGCCTATCTGAACAAACCCATCGACTTCGCCGCCCTGGCCGTTCTGATGAACAGGGTCGGCGGCGGTCGGTCCGCCGTGCGCGCCGGCAGTGAACAGGGCGAAACCGCGGCGGCCGCCTGA
- a CDS encoding RcnB family protein, with protein MKKFITTAVAAAIAAGSLGLASAASAQSYGRPDQRNDHRQEQRQDHRDDRRDDRRDVRDDRRDDRREYRQDQRAYDRYQRAERRYNAGRWQQPRGTRYQVYGYGQRLPSSYNAYVVNDYNRYGLRAPPRGYHYVRNGNDVVLAAVAGGLITAVIAGLFN; from the coding sequence ATGAAGAAGTTTATCACCACCGCCGTCGCCGCCGCCATCGCCGCCGGTTCGCTGGGCCTGGCCTCGGCCGCCAGCGCCCAGTCGTATGGCCGCCCCGATCAGCGCAATGACCACCGTCAGGAACAGCGCCAGGATCACCGCGACGACCGTCGCGATGACCGGCGGGACGTCCGTGACGACCGTCGTGACGACCGTCGCGAGTACCGTCAGGACCAGCGCGCCTATGACCGCTATCAACGGGCCGAACGCCGCTATAACGCCGGTCGCTGGCAGCAACCGCGTGGCACCCGCTATCAGGTCTATGGCTACGGCCAGCGCCTGCCGAGCTCGTACAACGCCTATGTCGTGAACGACTACAACCGTTACGGCCTGCGGGCTCCGCCGCGCGGCTACCACTATGTCCGCAACGGCAATGACGTGGTCCTCGCCGCCGTCGCCGGGGGTCTGATCACCGCCGTGATCGCGGGTCTGTTCAACTAG
- a CDS encoding RcnB family protein: MNKTVITAALAAVIASASFGVASAAPAPAQHRAPAHAQPAHPQPPAVRPAPAPQAYGRWQQAPRRYSAPRYVAPRGSQARAWSYGQRMPAQYRTRTYVVTDYGHYGLRAPPRGYQYVRSGNDVVLTAVATGLITAVIAGLFN; the protein is encoded by the coding sequence ATGAACAAGACCGTCATCACCGCCGCGCTCGCCGCCGTCATCGCGAGCGCCAGCTTCGGGGTCGCCTCGGCCGCCCCGGCCCCGGCCCAGCACCGCGCTCCGGCGCACGCCCAGCCGGCTCACCCGCAGCCGCCGGCGGTTCGTCCGGCCCCGGCGCCCCAGGCCTACGGTCGCTGGCAACAGGCACCGCGTCGCTACTCGGCGCCCCGCTATGTCGCCCCGCGTGGTTCTCAGGCCCGGGCCTGGAGCTACGGCCAGCGGATGCCCGCCCAGTACCGGACGCGGACCTATGTCGTGACCGACTACGGCCACTACGGTCTGCGCGCCCCGCCGCGCGGCTACCAGTATGTCCGCAGCGGCAATGACGTGGTCCTGACCGCCGTCGCCACCGGCCTGATCACCGCCGTCATCGCCGGCCTGTTCAACTGA
- a CDS encoding cisplatin damage response ATP-dependent DNA ligase, whose protein sequence is MRAFAELLDRLSLTSSRNAKLVLLRDYLKATPDPDRGWALAALTGDLSFDAAKPAMIRRAVEARVDSVLFGWSYDYVGDLAETVALIWPGDPDRRPNREPELSEVIEALKAAKRGEVQGLIEGWLDALAPKGRWALLKLVTGALRVGMSARLAKTAAAMIRPASVTEPPEPEGGETVTVLEPVDASDIEEVWHAVEPPYADLFAWLEGRGERPSPDAPGRFRPVMLAVAVDEAADFPKLSPADYAAEWKWDGIRVQAVREQGVAKLYSRTGDEISGAFPDVMAGLTFEGAIDGELLVWRDGEVAPFGDLQQRLNRKTVDAKLMAAHPAAVVAYDLLAENGEDLRGLPLRERRARLEALIAVHEGHRLHLSPVVDYDSWEGLGLLRADPPVGAAAEGLMLKRWDSGYVAGRPKGPWFKWKRDPHTIDAVMMYAQRGHGKRSSFYSDFTFGVWTDEGVLTPVGKAYFGFTDEELKGLDKFVRDHTIERFGPVRSVRAERDFGLVLEIAFEGLNRSPRHKSGVAMRFPRISRIRWDKPAREADTLASVMDLLDSLESGGGRVAKVP, encoded by the coding sequence TTGCGCGCCTTCGCCGAGCTTCTGGATCGTTTGTCGCTGACGTCTTCGCGCAATGCGAAGCTGGTGCTGCTGCGCGACTATCTGAAGGCGACGCCTGATCCGGACCGGGGCTGGGCCCTGGCGGCCCTGACCGGCGATCTGAGCTTCGACGCGGCCAAGCCGGCGATGATCCGAAGGGCGGTGGAGGCGCGCGTCGACAGCGTGCTGTTCGGCTGGTCCTACGACTATGTCGGCGACCTGGCCGAGACGGTCGCCCTGATCTGGCCCGGCGACCCTGACCGGCGGCCGAACCGCGAGCCCGAGCTGTCGGAGGTGATCGAGGCCCTGAAGGCGGCGAAGCGCGGCGAGGTCCAGGGGCTGATCGAGGGCTGGCTGGACGCCCTGGCGCCCAAGGGCCGCTGGGCCCTGCTGAAACTGGTCACCGGCGCCCTGCGCGTCGGCATGTCGGCGCGGCTGGCCAAGACGGCGGCGGCCATGATCCGGCCCGCCTCGGTGACCGAACCGCCCGAGCCCGAGGGCGGCGAGACGGTCACGGTCCTGGAGCCTGTCGACGCCTCGGACATCGAGGAGGTCTGGCACGCGGTGGAGCCGCCCTATGCCGATTTGTTCGCCTGGCTGGAGGGGCGGGGAGAGCGGCCCAGCCCCGATGCGCCCGGCCGCTTCCGCCCGGTCATGCTGGCCGTGGCCGTCGACGAGGCGGCGGACTTCCCCAAGCTGAGCCCCGCCGACTATGCCGCCGAATGGAAATGGGACGGCATCCGGGTGCAGGCGGTGCGCGAACAGGGGGTGGCCAAACTCTATTCCCGCACCGGCGACGAAATCTCCGGCGCCTTTCCCGACGTCATGGCCGGGCTGACGTTCGAGGGCGCGATCGACGGAGAGTTGCTGGTCTGGCGGGACGGCGAGGTCGCCCCCTTCGGCGACCTGCAGCAAAGGCTGAACCGCAAGACGGTCGATGCGAAACTGATGGCGGCCCATCCGGCGGCGGTGGTCGCCTATGATTTGCTGGCCGAGAACGGCGAGGACCTGCGCGGTCTGCCACTCAGGGAGCGCCGCGCCCGGCTGGAGGCCCTGATCGCCGTGCATGAGGGTCACCGGCTGCATCTGTCGCCGGTGGTCGACTACGACAGCTGGGAGGGGCTGGGCCTGCTGCGGGCTGACCCGCCGGTCGGGGCGGCGGCCGAGGGGCTGATGCTCAAGCGCTGGGACAGCGGCTATGTCGCGGGGCGTCCCAAGGGGCCGTGGTTCAAGTGGAAGCGCGATCCCCACACCATCGACGCGGTGATGATGTACGCCCAGCGCGGGCACGGAAAGCGGTCGAGCTTCTATTCCGACTTCACCTTCGGGGTCTGGACCGACGAAGGCGTGCTGACCCCGGTCGGCAAGGCCTATTTCGGTTTCACCGACGAGGAGTTGAAGGGACTCGACAAATTCGTGCGCGACCACACCATCGAACGTTTCGGCCCGGTGCGGTCGGTGCGGGCCGAGCGCGACTTCGGCCTGGTTCTGGAGATCGCCTTCGAGGGGCTGAACCGGTCGCCGCGCCACAAGTCCGGCGTCGCCATGCGCTTTCCGCGTATCAGCCGCATCCGCTGGGACAAGCCCGCGCGCGAGGCCGACACCCTGGCCTCGGTCATGGACCTGCTGGACTCGCTCGAGAGCGGCGGCGGCCGTGTGGCGAAGGTCCCCTAG
- a CDS encoding ATP-binding protein produces MRFTPLAVWGRFLKRRVPSSLWGRSLLIIVAPILIMQGAVTWAFFDAHWQRVTARLSDGLAGDIAWASESYRDDPTPQNLAVITERAQKSMQLSVALIEDETLPTEQRRGAIGIVDRTLEKALDARVDQPFWFDTTRYPAYVDIQVQEPNGVLRIIAPRERAVATQAHIFVLWLMLATVLLMSVAILFIRNQVRAIERLAEAAEAFGRGEIQPRFKPHGAREVRQAATAFMAMRDRIQRHIDQRTALLASVSHDLRTPLTRLRLELALAPPFKRAEDMKGDIDEMEHMIDEYLAFARGEAGEAAQTVDVGAMLRAAGDDARRVGAVVEVSAPNGLTAALRPIAFRRAINNLAGNAASHGEHVRLTARTLPSGGLEIAVDDDGPGIPEDMYDEAFTPFSRLDESRNQNSKGVGLGLAIARDVARGHGGDITLARSDMGGLQALIRLPG; encoded by the coding sequence ATGCGCTTCACCCCCCTCGCCGTCTGGGGGCGTTTTCTGAAGCGCCGGGTGCCGTCGTCCCTGTGGGGACGGTCGCTGCTCATCATCGTCGCGCCGATCCTGATCATGCAGGGGGCGGTGACCTGGGCCTTCTTCGACGCCCACTGGCAGAGGGTCACCGCCCGCCTGTCCGACGGCCTGGCCGGGGACATCGCCTGGGCGTCCGAGAGCTATCGCGACGACCCGACGCCGCAGAACCTGGCCGTGATCACCGAACGGGCCCAGAAGTCGATGCAGCTGTCCGTCGCCCTGATCGAGGACGAGACCCTGCCGACCGAGCAGAGGCGCGGGGCCATCGGCATCGTCGACCGCACCCTGGAGAAGGCGCTGGACGCCCGCGTTGATCAGCCCTTCTGGTTCGATACGACCCGCTATCCCGCCTATGTCGACATCCAGGTGCAGGAGCCGAACGGCGTCCTGCGCATCATCGCCCCGCGCGAGCGGGCTGTGGCGACCCAGGCCCACATCTTCGTCCTGTGGCTGATGCTGGCGACAGTGCTCCTGATGTCGGTCGCCATCCTGTTCATCCGCAACCAGGTCCGGGCCATCGAGCGGCTGGCCGAGGCGGCCGAGGCCTTCGGTCGCGGCGAGATCCAGCCCCGGTTCAAGCCGCACGGCGCACGCGAGGTGCGTCAGGCCGCGACCGCCTTCATGGCCATGCGCGACCGCATCCAGCGCCATATCGACCAGCGCACCGCCCTGCTGGCCTCGGTCAGCCACGACCTGCGCACGCCCCTGACCCGGCTGCGGCTGGAGCTGGCCCTCGCCCCGCCGTTCAAGCGGGCCGAGGACATGAAGGGCGACATCGACGAGATGGAGCATATGATCGACGAATACCTGGCCTTCGCGCGCGGCGAGGCCGGGGAAGCGGCCCAGACGGTCGATGTCGGCGCCATGCTGCGCGCCGCCGGCGACGACGCCCGCCGGGTCGGGGCCGTGGTCGAGGTCTCCGCCCCCAACGGCCTGACGGCGGCGCTTCGCCCCATCGCCTTCCGCCGCGCCATCAACAATCTGGCGGGAAATGCGGCCTCGCATGGCGAGCATGTGCGGCTGACGGCGCGGACGTTGCCTTCGGGCGGGCTGGAGATCGCGGTCGACGACGACGGTCCCGGCATCCCCGAGGACATGTACGACGAGGCCTTCACCCCCTTCTCGCGCCTCGACGAGAGCCGCAACCAGAACTCCAAGGGCGTCGGCCTGGGCCTGGCCATCGCCCGCGACGTAGCGCGCGGCCACGGCGGCGACATCACCCTGGCGCGCAGCGACATGGGCGGGCTTCAGGCGCTGATCCGGCTTCCTGGCTAG
- a CDS encoding response regulator: protein MSTDSRGGRSGPVAGAGVGRHLLIVDDDDRIRELLKEYLAREGYRTTGAAHAAAARRLMELIEFDLVVLDVMMPGESGLELTSWVRNKAQLSRTPVLLLTARGEASDRIEGLSRGADDYMSKPFDPKELSLRVDAILRRTGGKPLTPREIKLGPASFDMERLELTRDGAPMRLTEAEAQLLKTLAIHAHSPVERMDLSPDTADITGRAVDVQVTRLRRKLEADPKNPRYLQTVRGVGYMLAPD, encoded by the coding sequence ATGAGTACTGATTCACGGGGCGGCCGGTCGGGCCCGGTCGCTGGAGCCGGAGTGGGCCGTCATCTGCTGATCGTCGACGACGACGACCGCATTCGCGAGCTGCTGAAGGAATATCTGGCGCGCGAGGGCTATCGCACAACCGGCGCGGCCCATGCCGCCGCCGCGCGTCGCCTGATGGAGCTGATCGAGTTCGACCTGGTCGTGCTGGACGTCATGATGCCGGGCGAGAGCGGGCTGGAGCTGACCAGCTGGGTCCGCAACAAGGCGCAGCTGTCGCGCACCCCGGTGTTGCTGCTGACCGCCCGCGGTGAAGCCTCGGACCGGATCGAAGGCCTGTCGCGCGGCGCCGACGACTATATGTCCAAGCCCTTCGACCCGAAGGAGCTGTCGCTGCGCGTCGACGCCATCCTGCGCCGGACGGGCGGCAAGCCCCTGACCCCGCGCGAGATCAAGCTGGGGCCGGCGTCCTTCGACATGGAGCGGCTTGAGCTGACCCGCGACGGCGCCCCGATGCGCCTGACCGAGGCCGAGGCCCAGCTGCTGAAGACCCTGGCCATCCACGCCCACTCGCCCGTCGAGCGCATGGACCTGTCGCCCGACACCGCCGACATCACCGGCCGCGCCGTCGACGTCCAGGTGACCCGCCTGCGCCGCAAGCTGGAAGCCGATCCGAAGAACCCGCGCTACCTCCAGACCGTGCGCGGCGTGGGATATATGCTGGCGCCGGACTGA
- a CDS encoding NupC/NupG family nucleoside CNT transporter, with translation MFSLLNLQSLFGLVVIVFACWAISEDRKAFPWRLTLGAIGVQALLVLALFAIPGSQVVLAAITGAVDGLSVATAQGAKFVFGFLVDGKQDAPYYLTNADPKVTAPFTFAFNVLPMILVISALSALLWHWKILKWITHGFGFLFQKTMGLGGASALAVAANIFLGMIESPIVIRAYLDKLTRSEIFLMMVVGLATVAGSTMVAYAAILSPVLTNAAGHVLVASIVSAPAGVLLARIIIPEKPGQGGAVADYNTALKYDSAIDAISKGTADGLMVVMNISAVLIVFVALVALVNIMIGGIVIMDAPLTLERMLGWIFMPVAWLTGVEWSETGRAGWLLGVKLTLTEFVAFIDLGKVPAAEMSERTRMIMTYALCGFANIGSVGITVSGLSVLMPERREEVLGLIWKALFAGFLSTLMTAAIVGAMPAIIFG, from the coding sequence ATGTTCAGCCTGCTGAACCTTCAGAGCCTGTTCGGGCTCGTGGTCATCGTCTTCGCCTGCTGGGCCATTTCGGAGGACCGCAAGGCCTTCCCCTGGCGGCTGACCCTCGGCGCCATCGGGGTTCAGGCGCTTCTGGTGCTGGCCCTGTTCGCCATCCCGGGCTCGCAGGTCGTGCTGGCGGCCATCACCGGCGCCGTCGACGGCCTGTCGGTCGCTACGGCCCAAGGCGCCAAATTCGTGTTCGGCTTCCTCGTCGACGGCAAGCAGGACGCGCCCTACTACCTGACCAACGCCGACCCCAAGGTCACGGCGCCCTTCACCTTCGCCTTCAACGTCCTGCCGATGATCCTGGTGATCTCGGCCCTGTCGGCCCTGCTGTGGCACTGGAAGATCCTGAAGTGGATCACCCACGGCTTCGGCTTCCTTTTCCAGAAGACCATGGGTCTGGGCGGCGCCTCGGCTCTGGCGGTCGCGGCCAACATCTTCCTGGGAATGATCGAGAGCCCGATCGTCATCCGCGCCTATCTGGACAAGCTGACCCGGTCGGAAATCTTCCTGATGATGGTCGTGGGTCTGGCCACCGTCGCCGGATCGACCATGGTCGCCTATGCCGCCATCCTGTCGCCGGTCCTGACCAACGCCGCGGGCCACGTCCTGGTCGCCTCCATCGTCTCGGCGCCGGCCGGGGTGCTGCTGGCCCGGATCATCATCCCTGAGAAGCCTGGGCAGGGCGGGGCGGTCGCCGACTACAACACCGCGCTGAAATATGACTCGGCCATCGACGCCATCTCCAAGGGCACGGCCGACGGCCTGATGGTGGTGATGAACATCTCGGCGGTGCTGATCGTCTTCGTGGCCCTGGTCGCCCTGGTGAACATCATGATCGGCGGCATCGTGATCATGGACGCCCCGCTGACGCTGGAGCGGATGCTGGGCTGGATCTTCATGCCGGTGGCCTGGCTGACGGGTGTCGAGTGGTCCGAGACGGGCCGCGCGGGCTGGCTGTTGGGCGTCAAACTGACCCTGACCGAGTTCGTGGCCTTCATCGACCTGGGCAAGGTGCCCGCCGCCGAGATGAGCGAGCGCACCCGGATGATCATGACCTACGCCCTGTGCGGCTTCGCCAACATCGGCTCGGTCGGCATCACCGTTTCGGGCCTGTCGGTCCTGATGCCCGAGCGCCGGGAAGAGGTTCTGGGCCTGATCTGGAAGGCCCTGTTCGCCGGCTTCCTGTCGACCCTGATGACGGCGGCCATTGTCGGAGCCATGCCGGCGATTATCTTCGGCTGA